From Marivirga harenae, one genomic window encodes:
- a CDS encoding nuclear transport factor 2 family protein, which yields MKNILLVCFALFISCNALAQNHQKDSIAIAEIIHNIFDGMRESDTSKMAPYMHQNVKMQSLSVDGKGNKVSPLNGASGWLDAVANNKGEMWDEQIENLSIQSDGTVANAWMDYKFYLGENLSHCGINSFQFIKIDENWKIIYIIDSRKKNNCN from the coding sequence ATGAAAAACATACTTCTAGTCTGTTTTGCACTGTTCATCTCGTGTAATGCTTTAGCCCAAAATCATCAGAAAGATTCTATCGCCATAGCTGAGATTATTCATAATATTTTTGATGGAATGCGAGAATCAGACACTTCCAAAATGGCTCCATATATGCACCAAAATGTGAAAATGCAGAGCCTAAGCGTAGATGGTAAGGGAAATAAAGTCAGTCCATTAAATGGCGCTTCCGGATGGTTAGATGCAGTAGCAAACAACAAAGGCGAAATGTGGGATGAGCAAATTGAGAATTTAAGTATCCAATCTGATGGCACAGTAGCAAATGCTTGGATGGATTATAAATTTTATTTGGGAGAAAATTTAAGCCATTGCGGCATAAATTCATTTCAGTTCATCAAAATAGATGAAAATTGGAAAATTATTTATATCATTGATTCAAGAAAGAAAAACAATTGTAACTAA
- a CDS encoding transglycosylase SLT domain-containing protein, whose translation MMKFFNKSFYVLTILLISLIGACSTKTDSQSQDFSYDIEPVDFDFNKIKERGYITAVVDNSATSYFIYKGQPMGYEYEMLNWLAEDLGVELKIIKDNSISSALEKVNRGEADIVAFNLTVTKERKRYVDFTNPLYFARQVLVQKKPENWREMKIHEIENELIRDPIQLTGKEVHVRKSSAFSARLANLSDEIGGDIVIIEDSSSLEVETLIKMVAEGEIDYTVADEDVAMLNATYYPIIDVKTPISFSQQIAWALRSNADSLESNINNWLEARQKETDYYVIYNKYFKNLKRSVDRSFSEFSSVQGEKLSPFDEEIKETAENIGWDWKLLAALIYQESKFDPNVESWAGAKGLMQMMVPTAREFGATNLFDPRESLSAGGNYINWLQRNFKKHVKDSVERQKFVIAAYNVGIGHMQDAIRLTKKYEGDPTKWEDNVEKYLLLKSQKKYYTDPVVKYGYCRGEEPVNYVREILERYQQYVLLLTSPEVIKKSNAPVI comes from the coding sequence ATGATGAAATTTTTCAACAAGTCTTTTTACGTACTGACCATACTACTTATAAGTTTAATAGGAGCTTGTTCCACTAAAACGGACTCACAATCTCAAGATTTTTCTTACGACATTGAACCGGTAGATTTTGATTTTAACAAAATAAAAGAAAGAGGATACATCACTGCGGTAGTTGATAATAGTGCGACTAGTTATTTCATTTATAAAGGGCAACCGATGGGTTATGAATATGAAATGCTCAACTGGTTGGCTGAAGACTTAGGAGTGGAACTTAAAATTATCAAAGATAATAGTATTTCTTCGGCTCTTGAAAAAGTAAATAGAGGGGAGGCAGATATTGTGGCTTTTAATTTAACAGTGACTAAAGAAAGAAAGCGATACGTTGATTTTACGAATCCACTGTATTTTGCTAGACAGGTACTAGTTCAAAAAAAGCCAGAGAATTGGAGAGAAATGAAAATTCATGAAATAGAAAATGAGTTAATTAGAGACCCCATCCAGTTGACAGGAAAAGAAGTTCATGTTCGGAAGAGTTCTGCTTTTTCAGCCCGTTTGGCAAATCTTTCTGATGAAATAGGTGGAGATATAGTGATTATTGAAGATAGTAGCAGTTTGGAAGTAGAAACGTTAATCAAGATGGTGGCAGAAGGCGAGATAGATTATACGGTGGCAGATGAGGATGTAGCCATGTTGAATGCTACTTATTATCCTATAATTGATGTAAAAACACCAATTAGCTTTTCTCAACAGATTGCATGGGCTTTAAGGTCCAATGCGGACTCTCTGGAAAGTAATATTAACAATTGGTTGGAGGCTAGGCAAAAGGAAACGGACTACTATGTTATCTATAACAAGTATTTTAAAAATCTCAAACGCTCAGTTGACAGATCTTTTTCTGAATTTTCCTCTGTACAGGGAGAAAAGCTTTCCCCTTTTGATGAAGAGATAAAAGAGACTGCTGAAAATATTGGTTGGGATTGGAAATTATTGGCGGCTTTGATATATCAAGAAAGCAAATTTGATCCAAATGTAGAATCTTGGGCAGGGGCTAAGGGATTGATGCAGATGATGGTACCGACCGCTCGTGAATTTGGTGCAACTAACTTATTTGATCCAAGGGAAAGTTTATCAGCAGGCGGTAATTATATAAATTGGCTTCAACGCAATTTCAAGAAACATGTAAAAGACAGCGTGGAAAGACAGAAATTTGTAATTGCTGCATATAATGTGGGAATAGGCCATATGCAAGATGCGATCAGGCTTACCAAAAAATATGAAGGAGACCCAACGAAATGGGAGGATAATGTGGAAAAATACCTTCTTTTAAAATCGCAGAAAAAATATTATACGGATCCTGTTGTGAAATATGGGTATTGTAGAGGTGAGGAGCCGGTAAATTATGTCAGAGAAATTTTAGAAAGGTACCAGCAATATGTTTTATTGTTAACTTCACCAGAAGTTATTAAAAAATCGAACGCACCAGTTATCTAA
- a CDS encoding TonB-dependent receptor: MRNIVLLSLLIGNIAMAYSQTITVKDAQTAEPIEMVSIISEEMNEFINTNNKGQADISALAGAHKIQFQRLGYQIVVLSFEEIKSSGFNIKLDPNNFNLNEVVVSATRWRQNSGDIPSKVISISPKEVALQNPQTAADLLGVSGKVYIQKSQQGGGSPMIRGFATNRLLYTVDGVRMNNAIFRGGNIQNVISLDPFATEITEVLFGPGSVIYGSDAIGGVMSFQTLTPELSDSNSILISGKVNTRYSSANNEKTIHADIKYGWNKWAFVTSASRWDYDHLKQGITGSDDYLKTYYVDRIEGEDRLVEQEDPLIQNPTAYTQKNFMQKVRFQPNENWDFQYGFHYSETSDYGRYDRHNRVLDGNPQYAEWRYGPQKWMMNNLNITHSKPSKFFDQISIRLAQQQFEESRIDRNFQDEIRRNRAEEVGAYSANLDFIKKIGSKSTVFYGAEYILNDVHSIGIEENINTGEINNSGARYPESTWSSIAVYTNYEYKPSDRISLQGGIRYNRFVLDATFDTTFYALPFTDANINSGALTGSLGLVYRPEESWAINTNFGTAFRSPNVDDIGKVFDSEPGAVTIPNPNLKAEYAYNWDIGVAKIFNDFLKLDLTAYYTLLNDAMVRRDFQLNGRDSIVFDGVKSRVQAIQNAAVANVYGLQVGIELKLPAGFQFSSDLNYQKGEEELDDGSISPSRHAAPTFGTTRLNFKSNDFVLQLYANYQAERSHSDLAVEERTKTEIYALDDNGNTYSPAWYTLNFKMSYQLWDDFNINAGLENITDQRYRPYSSGMSAPGRNYIISLNFGF; the protein is encoded by the coding sequence ATGAGGAATATAGTATTACTCAGTTTATTGATAGGCAATATTGCTATGGCCTATTCTCAAACTATTACTGTTAAGGATGCACAAACTGCAGAGCCTATTGAAATGGTGAGTATCATCAGTGAGGAAATGAACGAGTTTATCAACACTAATAATAAAGGCCAAGCTGATATTTCTGCTTTAGCAGGAGCGCACAAAATTCAATTTCAAAGGCTGGGCTATCAAATTGTAGTTTTAAGTTTTGAAGAGATTAAATCTTCAGGCTTTAATATCAAGTTAGACCCAAATAATTTCAATTTGAACGAAGTGGTGGTTTCAGCTACCCGTTGGAGACAAAACTCAGGTGATATACCCTCTAAAGTGATTTCTATTTCTCCTAAAGAAGTGGCATTGCAAAATCCGCAAACTGCTGCTGATTTACTGGGAGTTTCAGGAAAAGTCTATATTCAGAAAAGCCAACAAGGAGGAGGAAGTCCTATGATCAGGGGCTTTGCAACTAACCGTTTGCTCTATACTGTTGATGGCGTCAGAATGAACAATGCGATTTTTCGTGGAGGGAACATCCAAAATGTTATTAGTCTTGATCCTTTTGCCACAGAAATTACAGAAGTTCTATTTGGCCCTGGTTCTGTTATTTATGGAAGTGATGCCATTGGCGGTGTCATGAGTTTTCAAACCTTAACTCCTGAGTTATCAGATTCAAATAGTATTCTAATTTCAGGAAAAGTAAATACTAGATATTCTTCTGCTAATAATGAGAAAACCATTCACGCTGATATTAAATATGGCTGGAATAAATGGGCTTTTGTCACCAGTGCCAGTAGATGGGATTATGACCATTTAAAACAGGGGATAACTGGCTCTGATGATTATCTGAAAACTTATTATGTAGATCGGATTGAAGGTGAGGATAGATTGGTAGAACAAGAAGATCCTTTAATCCAAAACCCTACGGCTTATACCCAAAAGAATTTCATGCAAAAAGTCAGGTTCCAGCCCAACGAAAACTGGGATTTTCAATATGGGTTTCATTATTCTGAAACTTCTGATTATGGGCGTTATGATCGTCATAATCGGGTTTTAGACGGGAATCCTCAATATGCAGAATGGAGATATGGCCCACAAAAGTGGATGATGAATAATTTGAATATTACCCATTCCAAACCGTCTAAATTTTTTGATCAGATATCTATTCGCTTGGCACAACAACAATTTGAGGAAAGCAGGATAGATAGAAATTTTCAGGATGAAATCCGAAGAAACAGAGCCGAGGAAGTGGGCGCTTATTCTGCAAATCTAGATTTCATTAAGAAGATCGGAAGTAAAAGTACTGTTTTTTATGGGGCGGAATATATTTTAAACGATGTGCATTCTATTGGTATAGAAGAAAATATTAATACGGGGGAAATTAATAATTCAGGGGCAAGATATCCTGAATCCACATGGAGTTCCATAGCAGTTTATACCAATTACGAATATAAACCATCCGATAGAATCAGCTTACAAGGAGGTATTCGCTACAATCGATTTGTATTGGATGCAACCTTTGATACTACTTTTTATGCCCTTCCATTTACGGACGCCAATATCAATAGCGGGGCCTTAACCGGTAGTTTGGGTTTGGTTTATCGCCCAGAAGAATCTTGGGCAATCAATACCAATTTCGGAACGGCTTTCCGATCACCCAATGTGGATGATATAGGGAAGGTTTTCGATTCAGAACCTGGTGCAGTTACGATACCCAATCCCAATTTGAAGGCTGAATATGCTTATAACTGGGATATAGGAGTGGCTAAAATCTTTAATGATTTTTTGAAATTGGACCTTACGGCTTATTACACTTTGCTCAATGATGCCATGGTTCGAAGAGATTTTCAGTTAAATGGGCGGGATAGTATCGTTTTTGATGGCGTCAAGAGTAGGGTGCAGGCCATTCAAAATGCAGCGGTTGCCAATGTTTATGGACTTCAAGTGGGAATTGAACTGAAATTACCAGCAGGCTTTCAATTTTCTTCTGATTTAAATTATCAAAAGGGTGAAGAAGAACTGGATGACGGCTCTATAAGTCCATCCAGGCATGCAGCTCCTACATTTGGAACCACACGACTGAATTTCAAGTCAAATGATTTCGTATTACAGCTATATGCAAATTATCAAGCTGAACGATCTCATTCGGATTTAGCTGTAGAAGAAAGGACAAAAACTGAAATTTATGCCTTAGATGATAATGGAAATACGTATTCTCCCGCTTGGTACACGCTTAATTTTAAAATGAGCTACCAACTTTGGGATGATTTTAATATAAACGCGGGGCTAGAAAATATTACTGATCAAAGATATAGACCATATAGTTCTGGAATGTCGGCACCAGGAAGAAATTATATAATTTCATTGAATTTTGGATTCTAA
- a CDS encoding DUF4199 domain-containing protein: protein MENQEEANTGQHSIKWGIILGLISIIITLVIYLIDITLLVKSVVPLISLVISIAIIIYAGRDYRSKLGGYMSFKEAFLHAFVVFVVAGFLGVLFNILLFNVIDPDIVPILVETQMTNTMQAMETFGGGSPEMMDGMAQGIKDGYTVMGQLKGFLWVLILYAIAAAIVGAINKKKNKEEEF, encoded by the coding sequence ATGGAAAATCAAGAAGAAGCAAATACAGGTCAACATTCAATAAAGTGGGGAATCATACTAGGATTGATTTCGATTATTATAACATTAGTTATATACCTAATAGATATTACTTTATTGGTAAAATCTGTAGTCCCTTTGATTTCATTGGTTATTTCGATTGCTATCATAATTTATGCTGGTAGAGATTACCGATCGAAACTTGGCGGTTATATGTCATTCAAAGAAGCGTTTCTACATGCTTTTGTTGTTTTTGTTGTCGCTGGCTTTTTAGGCGTATTATTCAATATTTTGTTATTTAATGTAATTGATCCTGATATAGTGCCTATTTTGGTAGAAACGCAAATGACTAATACCATGCAAGCTATGGAGACCTTCGGTGGAGGTTCCCCTGAAATGATGGATGGTATGGCTCAAGGCATTAAAGATGGTTACACGGTAATGGGCCAATTAAAAGGGTTTCTTTGGGTGCTAATATTATATGCAATTGCAGCAGCAATAGTCGGTGCCATTAACAAAAAGAAAAATAAAGAAGAAGAATTTTAA
- a CDS encoding M1 family aminopeptidase gives MPKTLMPGDTLALELHSALTNQGFANSGYSREIVYNGTFIGQSMPSIGYSSGSELSSDEKRKKYDLPEKIDDLPPHDDPYGMRTMLFNDDADLVTFEATVGTSSDQIAIAPGYLQKEWTEGDRRYFHYVQDSKIDLFYNLVSADYAVYSDKAKIPNGSDVNIEIFHLASHDYNLDRFSAAFKDGIEYFSTVYGPYQFRQMRLLEFPRYANFAQSFPNTVPYSEGFGWIADFSDPDDFDYAYFVTAHELAHQWWGHQVVPNSTRGANLISESLAEYTALILSERKYGKANMKSFLEDELDGYLRGRAFESKKENVFIDCNRSYQWYRKGSLILYGLRDFIGDSSMNKAIRGFRDEFAHKETPPFAGSHDLYRHFELVTPDSLKYYLEDTWKKITLYENQAITASAKKLNDNLYEVTLNISSQKLYADSTGQESPADYDGDYMDIGIFAAQDKDEQGRTRTNPLYLEKHKIQPGEHTITLTVKQEPITAGIDPLNKLIDRRKDDNTVDVEIID, from the coding sequence TTGCCAAAAACATTGATGCCTGGTGATACATTAGCGCTAGAATTACATTCTGCACTCACTAATCAAGGCTTTGCCAATAGTGGGTATTCAAGAGAAATTGTCTACAATGGAACATTCATTGGTCAAAGCATGCCATCAATAGGCTACAGCAGCGGCTCAGAACTAAGCAGTGATGAAAAGAGGAAGAAATACGATCTTCCTGAAAAGATTGATGATTTACCTCCGCACGATGATCCATATGGAATGCGAACTATGTTATTCAATGACGATGCAGATCTTGTCACTTTTGAAGCTACGGTTGGGACTTCATCGGATCAAATTGCAATTGCTCCTGGTTATTTGCAAAAGGAATGGACCGAAGGAGACAGAAGGTATTTCCATTATGTTCAGGACTCTAAAATCGATTTGTTTTACAATCTTGTATCAGCTGACTATGCTGTTTATAGTGATAAAGCAAAGATTCCAAATGGAAGTGATGTTAATATAGAAATTTTCCATTTAGCTTCACACGACTACAATCTTGATCGCTTTTCAGCTGCTTTTAAAGATGGAATTGAATATTTTTCCACCGTATATGGGCCATATCAATTTCGTCAAATGAGGCTTCTAGAATTCCCAAGGTATGCGAATTTTGCTCAGTCTTTTCCTAATACTGTCCCCTATTCTGAAGGCTTTGGCTGGATAGCTGATTTCAGTGATCCTGATGATTTTGATTATGCCTATTTTGTAACAGCACATGAATTGGCCCACCAATGGTGGGGACACCAAGTAGTACCAAATTCTACACGCGGAGCTAACCTTATCTCAGAATCTTTAGCAGAATATACTGCCTTAATTTTGAGTGAAAGGAAATATGGAAAGGCTAACATGAAATCATTTCTTGAGGACGAACTAGATGGATACTTGAGAGGAAGAGCATTTGAGTCAAAAAAAGAAAACGTTTTTATTGACTGTAATAGATCTTACCAATGGTATAGAAAAGGAAGCTTAATTTTATATGGCTTGCGAGATTTTATTGGTGATAGTTCAATGAATAAAGCTATCAGAGGATTTAGAGATGAATTTGCACATAAAGAAACTCCTCCTTTTGCCGGCAGTCACGATTTATATCGCCATTTTGAATTGGTTACTCCCGATAGCTTGAAATACTACTTGGAAGATACCTGGAAGAAAATCACACTTTACGAAAACCAAGCTATCACCGCTTCTGCAAAGAAACTGAATGATAATTTGTATGAGGTTACTTTAAATATAAGTTCGCAGAAACTTTACGCAGATAGCACCGGTCAAGAGTCTCCGGCTGATTATGATGGTGATTATATGGATATTGGCATTTTTGCAGCTCAAGATAAGGATGAGCAAGGCAGAACCAGAACAAATCCATTATATCTTGAAAAGCATAAGATCCAGCCTGGTGAGCATACCATTACCCTGACTGTAAAGCAAGAGCCTATTACTGCTGGGATTGATCCGCTTAATAAACTGATTGATAGAAGAAAGGATGATAATACTGTAGATGTGGAAATAATAGATTGA
- a CDS encoding RluA family pseudouridine synthase, producing MTYQDFLQIVMYEDNHLLVVNKPSGMLVQGDQTGDTPISEHAKEYIAKKYDKQGKVFCGTPHRIDRPVSGTLVLARTSKALERVSKLFHDGKVDKTYWAITEKRPPKTEDTITHWLKKDSNKNLTHAHLSDKKGGLKSTLSYRLVRALGDRNLIEVKPHTGRPHQIRVQLARIGCPIIGDVKYGFPKPTKDGSIALHARAISFEHPVKKEPFNVVSPIPKAFVWSFFEDVI from the coding sequence ATGACTTATCAAGATTTTTTACAGATTGTAATGTATGAAGATAATCACCTATTGGTGGTAAATAAACCTTCAGGGATGTTGGTGCAAGGTGACCAAACTGGTGATACTCCAATTTCAGAACATGCTAAAGAATACATTGCAAAAAAGTATGATAAGCAAGGAAAAGTATTTTGTGGAACTCCTCACCGAATTGATAGGCCAGTAAGCGGAACATTGGTTTTAGCCAGGACTTCCAAAGCATTAGAAAGAGTTTCGAAATTGTTTCATGATGGGAAGGTAGACAAAACTTACTGGGCTATAACAGAAAAAAGACCGCCAAAAACAGAGGATACAATTACACATTGGCTAAAGAAAGATTCCAATAAAAACCTAACTCATGCACACCTGAGCGATAAAAAAGGAGGTCTAAAATCTACCTTATCCTATAGATTAGTTCGTGCTTTAGGGGACAGAAATTTAATTGAAGTAAAACCTCACACAGGTCGTCCACATCAAATCAGAGTGCAATTGGCCAGAATTGGATGTCCAATTATTGGAGATGTAAAGTATGGGTTCCCTAAACCAACCAAAGACGGTTCTATTGCATTGCATGCAAGAGCAATTAGCTTCGAACACCCTGTTAAGAAAGAACCTTTTAATGTGGTAAGTCCTATTCCAAAAGCCTTTGTGTGGTCTTTTTTCGAAGATGTGATCTAG